From a single Hymenobacter sp. YIM 151500-1 genomic region:
- a CDS encoding ArnT family glycosyltransferase, with the protein MALALGFYDYNFDFFHPRTLSLVTVDSVTGVELPLQAYLAGLLGLVVGRANITVAFRCLDLAMMVTGFYFLFRLLFESTGRFWAGLVPVAFLLTSPVFIYYSGTYTPDPFSVSLLAVATYYYWRFYYRDRQFRHLVAATLLSGLAMLVKLSSGVYFIAFSSVILMLSYFWPSLLTLRQKIAFLSLIAGIILTLLGYVLYHHYLQEAYGPGLFLAKALPIQSFREHEQIWEKMRLCWSFEYFTPAGYVLLKGGVIVLLLYAVLRWRQVPAYSPVGMLLVLCALGVLGLYILLGSQIPVHDYYIIAPLLPLLLLLVCAATWCVAAVFNRGWGRWLTTAVLMAAVAWPMYAGFRHHHARMADPYKPHSDSYVYRWLVGGEDKLRAAGVPASAFILVLGEDAPNLSLVYFNRRGIVWKPELAQLQAETVLRSMAGRRLAYLVMRRQILELLRQQNPALLNSFRLVLLSGDCAILQPLQPPTRW; encoded by the coding sequence TTGGCTTTAGCCCTAGGCTTCTACGATTACAATTTCGACTTCTTTCATCCCCGCACACTTTCGCTGGTAACAGTGGACAGCGTGACGGGCGTAGAGCTGCCGTTGCAGGCATACCTGGCTGGTTTGCTGGGGCTGGTGGTGGGCCGCGCCAACATTACGGTGGCGTTTCGCTGCCTTGATCTGGCCATGATGGTCACGGGGTTCTACTTTCTGTTTCGACTGCTTTTTGAGAGCACCGGGCGCTTCTGGGCCGGGCTGGTACCCGTTGCCTTTCTGCTCACCTCCCCCGTTTTTATTTACTACTCCGGCACCTACACCCCCGATCCGTTCAGCGTGTCGCTGCTGGCCGTGGCTACCTACTACTACTGGCGCTTCTACTATCGTGACCGGCAGTTCCGGCATCTGGTGGCGGCTACCTTGCTGTCGGGGCTGGCCATGCTTGTGAAGCTGTCTTCCGGAGTGTACTTCATTGCGTTTTCCAGCGTAATCCTGATGCTCAGCTACTTTTGGCCGAGCCTGCTAACGCTGCGCCAGAAAATAGCCTTTCTGAGCCTGATTGCCGGTATTATACTGACGTTGCTGGGCTACGTGCTGTATCATCACTACCTGCAAGAGGCCTACGGGCCCGGGTTGTTTCTGGCCAAGGCGCTGCCCATCCAGTCGTTCCGGGAGCACGAGCAGATTTGGGAGAAAATGCGGCTGTGCTGGTCCTTCGAGTATTTCACACCTGCTGGCTACGTCCTGCTCAAAGGAGGAGTAATCGTGCTGCTGCTGTATGCGGTGCTGCGGTGGCGGCAGGTTCCAGCCTACTCACCCGTTGGGATGCTGCTGGTATTGTGCGCGTTAGGCGTGCTGGGTCTGTACATCTTGCTCGGAAGCCAGATACCCGTGCATGACTACTACATCATTGCCCCGCTTCTACCGCTGCTGCTGCTACTAGTTTGCGCGGCTACGTGGTGTGTGGCGGCGGTGTTTAACCGGGGCTGGGGGCGCTGGCTAACCACGGCCGTGCTGATGGCGGCCGTAGCCTGGCCAATGTATGCCGGATTTCGTCATCATCATGCCCGGATGGCCGACCCCTACAAGCCACACAGCGACTCTTACGTGTACCGGTGGCTGGTGGGCGGCGAAGATAAGCTGCGCGCGGCCGGCGTGCCGGCGTCGGCATTCATTCTGGTGCTGGGCGAAGATGCCCCCAATCTTTCGCTGGTGTATTTCAACCGACGCGGTATTGTGTGGAAGCCAGAGCTGGCTCAGCTACAGGCCGAGACGGTGCTGCGGTCCATGGCAGGGCGCCGCTTAGCGTACCTGGTTATGCGCCGCCAGATACTGGAGCTGCTGCGGCAGCAGAACCCCGCCTTGCTTAACTCGTTTCGCCTCGTGCTGCTGTCCGGCGACTGTGCCATCTTGCAGCCCCTGCAACCACCTACCCGCTGGTAG